In Bacillus sp. FJAT-45037, the following are encoded in one genomic region:
- a CDS encoding BMP family ABC transporter substrate-binding protein — MKIQQLFLICFPLLLLFSSCANESNPSALQGVGLLIEDTIDDQGWNSKGYQGLLNIHSSLDVHVDFKEEVNSRYDIVSAVEQFVEQDINLIFGHGHFFADHFTTLSNDYPQVHFISFNGEVSGANVTNLAFDSYAMGYFAGMVAAAMTQTDRIAAIAAFSWQPEVRGYIAGAEYMNTNVEIEIKYVEDWADEQTALSYFNELNEHGYDVYYPAGDGFHVEVVERIKEEGLYAIGYIGDQSDLGEATILTSTIQHVDELYGLVATKFQAGELKEGNHTFDFPDGVISLGEFGSQVPKEVQDTVQEALHTYMETGMLPHEHESKE, encoded by the coding sequence ATGAAGATACAACAGTTATTTCTTATATGTTTTCCGTTATTATTATTGTTTTCTAGTTGTGCAAATGAATCGAATCCATCTGCCCTTCAAGGTGTAGGGTTATTAATTGAAGATACAATTGATGACCAAGGGTGGAACAGCAAGGGCTATCAAGGCCTCCTAAATATTCATTCCTCATTAGATGTTCATGTCGATTTTAAAGAAGAAGTTAATTCAAGATATGACATAGTTTCTGCAGTAGAGCAATTTGTGGAGCAAGACATCAATCTTATTTTTGGACATGGTCATTTCTTTGCTGACCATTTCACTACTTTAAGTAATGATTATCCACAAGTTCACTTTATTAGCTTTAATGGCGAAGTTAGTGGAGCGAATGTTACTAATCTAGCGTTCGACAGTTATGCAATGGGTTATTTTGCTGGAATGGTTGCGGCGGCGATGACCCAAACAGATCGTATTGCTGCTATTGCAGCGTTTTCTTGGCAACCCGAAGTACGTGGGTACATAGCTGGGGCAGAATATATGAATACGAATGTAGAAATAGAGATTAAGTATGTAGAAGATTGGGCCGATGAACAAACCGCCTTATCATACTTTAATGAGCTGAATGAACACGGATACGATGTGTACTACCCAGCAGGAGATGGTTTTCATGTGGAAGTAGTGGAAAGAATAAAGGAAGAAGGATTATATGCTATTGGGTATATAGGGGATCAATCTGATTTGGGTGAAGCAACGATTTTAACAAGCACAATACAACATGTTGATGAGTTATACGGACTTGTTGCTACAAAGTTTCAAGCAGGTGAATTAAAAGAGGGAAACCATACATTTGACTTTCCAGACGGCGTCATTTCGTTAGGAGAGTTTGGATCTCAGGTGCCAAAAGAAGTTCAAGACACCGTGCAAGAAGCGCTACATACTTATATGGAAACAGGAATGTTGCCTCATGAACACGAATCAAAAGAGTAG
- a CDS encoding peptide chain release factor 3, which translates to MKHKEAVQSRRTFAIISHPDAGKTTLTEKLLLFGGAIREAGTVKGKKNTKHATSDWMDIEKQRGISVTSSVLEFKFDGYHVNILDTPGHQDFSEDTYRTLTAADSATMLIDAAKGVEAQTKKLFKVCKMRGIPIFTFMNKLDRHGRDPFDLMEELEEVLGIRSYPMGWPIGIGQSFSGVYDRHAKKLELYNPENPNDIDVIQLTGSDDPRLDEAIGDEELVAQFREELELLDVAGDEFDLDLIKRGELTPIFFGSAISSFGVQTYLEHMLDLAPWPTPRESTKGVIDPLEHIGFSGFIFKIQANMNPAHRDRIAFLRITSGKFERGMQVKHVRLGKNMKLSQPTQFLAQSRSIIDEAHAGDIIGLFDPGTFRIGDTLVEGQPFEFDEMPHFSPEFFSAITVKEAMKHKSFEKGLQQLTEEGAIQLFKSYNRFSEQQIVGVVGVLQFEVLEHRLNGEYNVDIQLDRLPYSFARWVDGPQNEMDTFKKMQRNLVTDRDGRIVALFDNEFQMRTAIDKYPSIEFYENSFYKKQS; encoded by the coding sequence ATGAAACATAAAGAAGCCGTGCAGTCTAGACGGACATTCGCGATTATTTCGCATCCTGATGCGGGTAAAACAACATTAACTGAAAAGCTCCTTCTGTTTGGAGGAGCCATTCGTGAAGCTGGAACGGTTAAAGGGAAAAAAAATACGAAACATGCGACAAGTGACTGGATGGATATTGAAAAACAGAGAGGAATCTCTGTCACAAGTTCCGTTCTCGAATTTAAATTCGACGGGTACCATGTGAACATCCTTGATACACCTGGTCACCAAGATTTCAGTGAAGATACGTACCGTACGTTAACGGCAGCCGATTCTGCTACGATGTTAATTGATGCAGCTAAAGGTGTCGAGGCTCAGACGAAGAAATTATTTAAAGTATGTAAAATGCGCGGCATTCCAATCTTTACGTTTATGAATAAGTTAGATAGACACGGAAGAGATCCTTTTGATTTAATGGAAGAGCTAGAGGAAGTACTTGGCATTCGTTCGTATCCAATGGGGTGGCCAATTGGAATTGGGCAATCATTCTCAGGTGTCTATGATCGTCATGCGAAAAAGCTTGAACTTTACAACCCTGAAAATCCAAATGATATTGATGTTATTCAGCTTACTGGCTCGGATGACCCGAGACTTGATGAAGCAATTGGTGATGAAGAATTGGTCGCTCAATTTAGAGAAGAGCTGGAGCTATTAGATGTGGCGGGTGATGAATTTGACCTTGATCTTATCAAAAGAGGAGAGCTTACACCGATCTTCTTTGGTAGTGCTATTTCAAGCTTTGGTGTTCAGACCTACTTAGAACATATGCTTGACCTTGCTCCATGGCCAACGCCTCGCGAGAGTACAAAAGGAGTCATCGACCCATTAGAACATATTGGATTCTCTGGTTTCATCTTCAAAATTCAAGCAAACATGAACCCTGCTCACCGTGATCGTATTGCCTTCTTACGAATTACTTCAGGTAAATTTGAGCGTGGTATGCAAGTAAAGCATGTTCGTTTAGGTAAAAACATGAAGTTATCACAACCAACTCAGTTCCTTGCACAAAGTCGCAGCATTATTGATGAGGCTCATGCAGGTGATATTATTGGTCTCTTTGATCCAGGTACATTTAGAATTGGAGATACACTAGTTGAGGGGCAACCATTTGAGTTTGACGAGATGCCTCATTTCTCACCTGAATTTTTCTCTGCCATTACAGTAAAAGAGGCAATGAAACATAAATCCTTTGAAAAAGGCCTTCAACAGCTGACAGAAGAGGGGGCGATTCAGTTATTTAAATCGTATAACCGTTTTTCCGAGCAACAAATTGTTGGGGTCGTTGGGGTATTACAGTTCGAAGTTTTAGAACATCGTCTAAATGGTGAATACAATGTTGATATTCAACTCGATCGTCTTCCCTACTCATTTGCAAGATGGGTGGATGGACCACAAAACGAGATGGACACATTCAAAAAGATGCAACGTAATTTAGTGACCGACCGTGATGGTCGAATTGTTGCTCTCTTTGATAATGAATTCCAAATGCGTACAGCGATTGATAAATATCCAAGCATTGAATTTTATGAGAACTCGTTTTATAAAAAACAATCATAA
- a CDS encoding NAD-dependent epimerase/dehydratase family protein, translating into MRRVIVTGALGFIGFHLCEHLLSEGIEVVAIDSDDEATQEEQEEKELRIGRNALFQLHKQPFKEINFNGVDTVYHLANKEFKQVEEEKEILKELMCRLPQNVRVIYPSTIEMETDFGKQKRILEAQLKKLVDKLGLSYVIVRVPDLYGPWQRKEFKDSEYEKAMYVLDAIQGLVLAGQKKINNQIIHLPTLYDIKMSETTADQTRRSDEYVKEAKSVLGFIPKVGLDEGLAYYHQHVKQWQKQKRFNEGRV; encoded by the coding sequence GTGAGACGAGTAATCGTTACCGGAGCATTAGGGTTTATTGGGTTTCATTTATGCGAACATCTTCTGTCGGAGGGGATTGAAGTTGTCGCAATTGATTCTGATGATGAAGCGACACAAGAAGAGCAGGAAGAGAAAGAACTTCGCATAGGGAGAAATGCTCTTTTTCAATTGCATAAACAGCCTTTTAAAGAGATTAATTTCAACGGAGTAGATACGGTATATCATTTAGCAAACAAAGAGTTTAAGCAAGTAGAGGAAGAAAAAGAAATCTTGAAAGAACTCATGTGTAGACTTCCACAAAATGTAAGAGTGATCTACCCTTCGACGATTGAGATGGAGACCGATTTTGGTAAACAAAAACGAATACTAGAAGCACAGTTGAAGAAACTTGTTGATAAGTTGGGGTTGTCCTATGTCATTGTGCGTGTACCTGATCTTTATGGTCCGTGGCAACGTAAAGAATTCAAAGATAGTGAATACGAGAAGGCGATGTATGTATTGGATGCCATTCAAGGACTGGTTTTAGCTGGCCAGAAAAAAATCAACAATCAAATCATTCACCTCCCTACCCTGTATGATATTAAAATGAGTGAAACGACGGCCGATCAGACTAGGCGATCTGATGAGTACGTGAAAGAAGCTAAGTCCGTTTTAGGATTTATACCTAAAGTAGGATTAGACGAAGGTCTTGCATATTATCATCAACATGTGAAACAATGGCAGAAGCAAAAAAGGTTCAATGAAGGTAGGGTTTAA
- a CDS encoding alpha/beta hydrolase, producing MAIDQTFFTIENQRNVLFFPERPNGFAVLIIGDHAKSVEENTSIWHQHPERHQFITSLINQGYTIFTSELFGAHWGNQRAVDYIEQLYHLVYKKALLNKRIHVVSENSGALVSLSLMKRRPDFFRSAFFINPCLSLEVYEKQEKQNKLYYKRFRKEIAQAYGINEDQTDVSEVFNTIDLENMICPPMQIVHDVTNKRFPFEQHSRPFSIACERVGKKASISLHGNGKNYSSYVAPILRFFKKHEEKL from the coding sequence ATGGCGATTGATCAAACTTTTTTTACAATAGAAAACCAGCGAAATGTCCTCTTTTTTCCTGAAAGACCAAATGGTTTCGCTGTATTAATCATCGGAGATCACGCTAAGAGTGTGGAAGAGAATACGAGTATTTGGCACCAACATCCAGAAAGACATCAGTTTATTACATCGCTCATTAACCAAGGTTATACAATTTTCACCTCTGAGCTATTTGGAGCGCATTGGGGGAATCAACGAGCAGTTGATTACATCGAGCAATTGTATCATCTGGTCTATAAGAAAGCGTTGTTGAATAAGAGGATCCATGTAGTATCAGAAAACAGCGGGGCACTAGTCTCACTTTCTTTAATGAAAAGAAGACCAGACTTCTTTCGCTCGGCTTTCTTTATAAACCCATGTTTATCTTTAGAAGTATATGAAAAACAGGAAAAGCAAAATAAACTTTATTATAAAAGGTTCAGAAAAGAAATTGCACAGGCCTATGGAATCAATGAGGATCAAACCGATGTTTCTGAGGTTTTCAACACCATTGATCTTGAGAATATGATTTGTCCTCCGATGCAGATTGTTCATGATGTAACGAATAAACGCTTTCCTTTTGAACAGCATAGTCGCCCCTTTTCTATTGCATGTGAGAGAGTAGGAAAAAAAGCGTCAATTAGCTTGCATGGGAACGGGAAGAACTATTCTTCCTATGTCGCCCCAATCCTTCGTTTTTTTAAGAAACATGAGGAAAAGCTTTAA
- a CDS encoding YjzC family protein gives MGQNRQFDHGQKAPNNGIYVEIGETGSMVTNPKSVKLSVGERFPETTNDDRKWTQKQKP, from the coding sequence GTGGGACAAAATCGACAATTTGATCATGGTCAAAAAGCACCGAATAACGGTATCTATGTTGAAATCGGGGAGACTGGTAGTATGGTAACAAATCCAAAATCCGTAAAGCTGAGTGTAGGAGAACGTTTTCCGGAAACAACTAATGATGATCGAAAATGGACACAAAAGCAAAAACCATAA
- the argF gene encoding ornithine carbamoyltransferase — protein MKQTIKKHVSLTGRDFLTLLDYAPKEVKELLRVAAEIKQKAKDHDHEPILKGKSLGMIFENASTRTRVSFEVGMTQLGGHALFLSPRDLQIGRGEPIKDTAKVLSRYVDAIMIRTNSHDMVEELAANADVPVINALTDAYHPCQALADLLTIKEYKPTQEKLKLAYVGDGNNVAHSLLIAGAKTGMDVVVATPKGYEVDAGIFAAAKNAAEETGALLTETNDPVHACEQADVIYTDVWASMGYEGEQSEREKAFAPFQVNENLTSHAKDDYLFLHCLPAHRGEEVTVDVIDGGHSAIYDQAENRLHVQKAILTSLLT, from the coding sequence ATGAAACAGACGATAAAAAAGCACGTCAGCTTAACGGGAAGAGACTTTTTGACGTTGTTGGATTACGCACCAAAAGAAGTAAAAGAGTTACTTCGTGTAGCGGCTGAAATAAAACAAAAGGCTAAAGATCATGACCACGAACCGATATTAAAAGGAAAATCTCTTGGTATGATTTTTGAAAATGCTTCAACTCGTACGCGTGTCTCATTTGAGGTAGGGATGACGCAATTAGGTGGTCATGCCTTGTTCTTGAGTCCGCGTGATTTACAAATTGGGAGAGGCGAGCCGATAAAGGATACAGCAAAGGTGCTCTCACGTTATGTTGATGCGATCATGATTCGTACGAACTCTCATGATATGGTTGAAGAATTAGCTGCAAACGCAGACGTACCTGTCATCAATGCTTTAACCGATGCGTATCACCCATGTCAGGCATTAGCAGACCTCCTCACAATCAAAGAATACAAACCAACACAGGAGAAGTTGAAACTAGCTTATGTTGGAGATGGAAATAACGTCGCCCATTCATTACTTATAGCTGGAGCAAAGACAGGAATGGATGTTGTTGTCGCGACACCAAAAGGCTATGAGGTTGATGCGGGAATTTTTGCGGCAGCAAAAAATGCAGCAGAGGAAACAGGGGCTTTGTTAACAGAAACAAACGATCCTGTTCATGCATGTGAACAAGCTGATGTGATTTACACCGATGTGTGGGCAAGCATGGGCTATGAAGGTGAGCAGTCTGAACGAGAGAAGGCATTTGCACCATTTCAAGTAAATGAAAACTTAACAAGCCATGCAAAGGACGATTATTTATTTCTCCATTGTTTACCAGCTCATCGCGGGGAAGAAGTGACAGTTGATGTAATTGATGGAGGTCATTCTGCCATTTACGATCAAGCAGAAAATCGTTTACACGTTCAAAAAGCTATATTGACATCGTTACTCACTTAA